The Candidatus Accumulibacter similis genome has a segment encoding these proteins:
- a CDS encoding sigma-54-dependent Fis family transcriptional regulator — protein MRRGLPILVVEDDAALREAVCDTLELAGQPVLAAGGGEEALQILVGSEVSLVVSDVRMLPMDGITLLKEIRSRLPPLPVVLMTAFADVDRAVEAMRAGACDFLLKPFEPQALLAHVLRYRLPERLDEQGVIAVDAVTKNLFALARRVAQTDTTVLLSGESGVGKEVVARHIHQCSARCAGPFVAINCAAIPDSLLEATLFGHEKGAFSGAQSAQAGKFEQAQNGTLLLDEITEMPLGLQAKLLRVLQEREVERVGGKKAIALDIRIIATSNRDIAAAVAGGLFREDLFYRLNVFPLLIPALRQRAGDIVPLARHFLAAHGSRAGRSGLRLAAAAERVLLHHSWPGNVRELENVMQRAVILAAAEVVEVDALLLGTPRPADPAAAAVMPAPAAASRQTAELRDVERQHILDTLAAAGGSRKLAGQRLGMPERTLRHKLKQYRDEGFLKP, from the coding sequence ATGCGCAGGGGGTTGCCGATCCTCGTCGTCGAGGATGACGCGGCGCTGCGCGAGGCGGTGTGCGACACCCTCGAACTCGCCGGGCAGCCCGTGCTCGCCGCCGGCGGCGGCGAGGAGGCGCTGCAGATCCTCGTCGGCAGCGAGGTGTCTCTCGTCGTCAGCGACGTGCGCATGCTGCCGATGGATGGCATCACCCTGCTGAAGGAGATCCGCAGTCGCTTGCCACCGTTGCCGGTCGTCCTGATGACGGCGTTCGCCGACGTCGACCGGGCGGTCGAAGCGATGCGGGCCGGCGCCTGTGATTTCCTCCTCAAGCCCTTCGAACCGCAGGCACTGCTCGCCCACGTACTGCGTTACCGTCTGCCGGAGAGGCTCGATGAGCAGGGGGTGATTGCTGTCGACGCGGTGACGAAGAACCTTTTCGCGCTCGCCAGGCGTGTGGCGCAGACCGACACGACGGTGCTGCTGAGCGGCGAGAGTGGCGTTGGCAAGGAAGTGGTGGCGCGCCATATCCATCAGTGCTCGGCACGCTGTGCGGGTCCTTTCGTCGCCATCAACTGTGCGGCGATTCCCGACAGCCTGCTCGAAGCGACGCTCTTCGGACATGAAAAGGGCGCCTTCAGCGGCGCACAGAGTGCCCAGGCCGGGAAGTTCGAGCAGGCGCAGAATGGTACGCTCCTGCTCGACGAGATCACGGAGATGCCGCTGGGGCTGCAGGCCAAGCTGCTGCGGGTTCTGCAGGAGCGCGAGGTCGAGCGGGTCGGCGGCAAGAAGGCGATCGCCCTCGACATCCGCATCATCGCCACCTCCAATCGCGACATTGCCGCTGCCGTAGCCGGTGGCCTCTTTCGCGAGGATCTGTTCTACCGGCTGAACGTCTTTCCGCTGCTCATTCCCGCACTGCGTCAGCGCGCCGGCGACATCGTGCCGCTGGCGCGGCACTTCCTGGCGGCGCACGGCAGCCGCGCCGGTCGGTCCGGGCTGCGTCTCGCGGCGGCGGCCGAGAGAGTCCTGCTGCACCACTCCTGGCCTGGGAACGTGCGCGAGCTGGAGAATGTCATGCAGCGCGCGGTGATTCTGGCCGCGGCAGAAGTCGTCGAGGTCGATGCGTTGCTGCTGGGCACGCCGCGCCCAGCCGACCCGGCAGCGGCAGCGGTGATGCCGGCGCCGGCGGCCGCCAGCCGGCAGACCGCCGAGCTGCGCGACGTCGAGCGGCAGCACATCCTCGATACCCTGGCGGCTGCCGGTGGGTCGAGAAAGCTGGCCGGGCAGCGCCTCGGGATGCCCGAAAGGACGCTGCGCCACAAGCTGAA